In Desulfosporosinus sp. Sb-LF, the following are encoded in one genomic region:
- a CDS encoding amino acid ABC transporter ATP-binding protein → MIYVKNLHKSYGKLEVLKGIDCHIREKEVVVVIGPSGSGKSTFLRCLNKLEEPTSGEITVYGIPLNSEVNVNAIRREVGMVFQRFNLFPHMTALQNVVLAPVIVRKMNKAEIEKIGLELLAKVGLSDKANEYPDRLSGGQQQRVAIARALAMKPKIMLFDETTSALDPEMVGEVLAVMKDLAREGMTMVVVTHEMGFAREVGDRVIFMDEGIIMEEGEPNEVFAHPKNPRTQAFLSKIL, encoded by the coding sequence ATGATCTACGTTAAGAACTTGCATAAATCCTATGGTAAACTTGAAGTACTGAAAGGCATTGATTGCCATATACGCGAAAAAGAAGTGGTTGTTGTAATAGGCCCAAGTGGTTCGGGAAAGAGCACCTTCTTGCGTTGCTTAAATAAACTCGAGGAGCCGACCAGTGGGGAAATTACCGTCTATGGAATTCCTCTTAACTCCGAGGTTAATGTCAATGCGATTCGTAGAGAAGTGGGCATGGTGTTTCAACGCTTTAATCTCTTTCCCCATATGACAGCCCTCCAGAATGTTGTGCTGGCTCCAGTAATTGTTCGCAAAATGAATAAAGCGGAAATAGAAAAGATTGGTTTAGAGCTTTTGGCCAAAGTTGGTCTATCTGATAAAGCGAACGAATATCCGGATCGCCTTTCAGGTGGTCAACAACAACGGGTAGCGATTGCGCGAGCCTTAGCCATGAAACCGAAGATTATGCTTTTTGATGAGACTACTTCTGCTCTTGATCCAGAAATGGTGGGAGAGGTTCTAGCAGTTATGAAAGACTTAGCACGAGAAGGGATGACCATGGTTGTGGTGACACATGAGATGGGCTTTGCCCGTGAAGTGGGCGACCGGGTAATTTTCATGGATGAAGGGATCATCATGGAAGAAGGGGAACCTAACGAGGTGTTTGCTCATCCTAAGAATCCGCGGACACAGGCGTTCTTGAGTAAAATTCTATAG
- the prfB gene encoding peptide chain release factor 2 (programmed frameshift) produces MLSDWKKELETLTLSLADLRVSLDVAQRIEKISALEREFQRPDLWDNPDVAQKTMQELAFHQGKIKIYEELEHQIEDTTTLWQLASEEDDVSLEPEIEQGIKALHSRFEALELEILLSGPYDRNNAILTLHAGAGGTEAQDWVQMLYRLYIRWGERHGYKVETLDFLAGDEAGVKSATLSFNGENAYGYAKSEKGVHRLVRISPFDASGRRHTSFASVDVIPEVTEDNEITIDTEDLRVDTYRSGGAGGQHVNKTDSAIRITHLPSGVVVQCQSERSQTQNKAAAMRVLQAKLLELKRKEQENEISEIRGEQQEIAWGSQIRSYVFHPYSLVKDHRTNEETGNVWAVMDGEIDAFIASFLQKTKTVQ; encoded by the exons GTGCTTTCTGATTGGAAAAAAGAATTGGAAACGTTAACATTGAGCTTGGCAGATTTGAGGGTTTCTCTT GACGTCGCTCAACGTATAGAAAAGATTAGTGCTCTGGAGAGAGAATTTCAGCGGCCAGATTTGTGGGATAACCCTGACGTTGCTCAAAAAACCATGCAGGAGTTGGCTTTTCATCAGGGGAAGATCAAGATTTACGAAGAACTAGAGCATCAAATCGAGGATACTACGACCCTATGGCAACTAGCTTCTGAGGAAGATGATGTGAGTCTTGAGCCGGAGATTGAGCAAGGGATAAAGGCACTTCACTCGAGATTTGAAGCATTGGAACTAGAAATACTGCTTAGTGGTCCTTATGACAGAAATAATGCTATTTTAACTCTCCATGCGGGGGCCGGGGGTACAGAAGCCCAGGATTGGGTGCAAATGCTCTATCGGTTATATATACGTTGGGGAGAGCGACACGGGTATAAAGTGGAGACTCTGGATTTCTTGGCTGGAGATGAGGCGGGTGTCAAAAGCGCTACTCTATCCTTCAATGGGGAAAATGCGTACGGGTATGCAAAATCTGAAAAAGGTGTGCATCGGTTAGTGCGAATTTCGCCGTTTGACGCATCAGGACGTCGTCATACATCATTTGCTTCTGTGGATGTTATCCCTGAAGTGACGGAGGACAATGAAATAACGATTGATACGGAAGATCTGCGGGTGGATACCTACCGTTCTGGTGGGGCGGGTGGACAACACGTAAATAAGACGGATTCTGCTATTCGAATTACACACTTGCCGTCCGGGGTCGTTGTTCAGTGTCAGAGTGAACGCTCACAGACCCAAAACAAAGCTGCAGCCATGCGCGTTTTACAGGCGAAGTTGCTAGAATTAAAGCGTAAGGAACAGGAAAACGAGATTTCTGAAATCCGTGGTGAACAGCAAGAGATTGCTTGGGGAAGTCAAATCCGTTCGTATGTTTTCCATCCTTATAGCCTAGTCAAAGATCATCGTACCAACGAGGAAACAGGAAATGTGTGGGCAGTTATGGATGGCGAGATTGATGCGTTTATAGCATCATTTCTGCAGAAGACTAAAACTGTGCAATAA
- a CDS encoding cold shock domain-containing protein has translation MLGKVKWFSKQKGYGFIEQEENGQDVFVHFQSVIGDGFRTLEEGQSVEFDVTQGPRGVQASNVMVR, from the coding sequence GTGTTAGGTAAAGTCAAATGGTTCAGCAAACAAAAAGGATATGGATTTATCGAGCAGGAGGAGAATGGACAAGATGTTTTTGTTCATTTTCAATCAGTTATTGGAGATGGATTTCGTACTCTTGAAGAGGGACAATCCGTTGAGTTTGACGTTACGCAAGGTCCACGCGGTGTGCAAGCTTCTAACGTGATGGTCCGTTAA
- a CDS encoding basic amino acid ABC transporter substrate-binding protein has product MFKSKVRLVLTGLLSLSLLTLAGCGSTSAPAPTPAPAEKILKVGSDIAYAPFEFMDEKQQPTGFDIELINALGADMGYKVKIETSAFDGLIAALQAGKYDAIISAMTITDDRAKTVQFSDKYFKSSQYIAMKKGANFKTLADLKGKKVGVQLNTTGQFAVEKIGVETKKYDTTPDALNDLLNGGVDAVVADAPVVLWFQAQNANAQIDSVDADSGLEYYGIAMKSGNTELAGKMNASLKKLMDNGQYNNIYKKWFKKDAPKF; this is encoded by the coding sequence ATGTTTAAATCGAAGGTTCGTCTTGTTTTAACCGGATTGCTTAGCCTAAGTCTCTTGACACTTGCTGGCTGCGGAAGCACCAGCGCCCCAGCACCAACACCAGCTCCTGCTGAAAAGATTCTGAAGGTTGGGTCTGATATCGCCTACGCTCCGTTTGAATTTATGGATGAAAAGCAACAACCAACGGGGTTTGACATTGAACTCATTAATGCTCTGGGGGCTGATATGGGATATAAGGTCAAAATAGAGACGTCCGCGTTTGATGGTTTGATTGCGGCTTTACAAGCAGGAAAATATGATGCAATAATTTCAGCCATGACAATCACGGATGATCGCGCTAAAACTGTCCAATTTAGTGACAAGTATTTTAAAAGTAGTCAGTATATAGCCATGAAAAAAGGGGCTAACTTTAAAACACTGGCAGATTTAAAGGGCAAAAAGGTTGGGGTTCAACTCAATACGACAGGGCAATTTGCAGTCGAAAAAATTGGTGTAGAAACAAAAAAATATGACACAACACCAGACGCTCTCAACGATCTTCTAAACGGCGGAGTGGATGCGGTTGTGGCTGATGCGCCGGTAGTATTGTGGTTCCAAGCGCAAAATGCTAATGCCCAGATTGACTCAGTGGATGCAGATTCTGGCTTAGAGTATTATGGAATAGCCATGAAATCAGGAAATACAGAATTGGCAGGAAAAATGAATGCTTCGTTAAAAAAATTAATGGATAACGGACAATACAATAATATTTATAAAAAGTGGTTCAAAAAGGATGCACCGAAATTTTAA
- a CDS encoding transketolase — protein sequence MTTIDLKRIANVIRQDIISMLVTSKSGHPGGSLSAADIVTTLFFREMRINPEEPQWTDRDRFVLSKGHAAPVLYSALAEKGYFPKSELQGLRQTGHMLQGHPDMKKTPGVDMSTGSLGQGLSAANGMALAGKLDGKDYRVFALLGDGEMAEGQIWEAAMASAHYKLDNVTAVLDYNGLQIDGTTDSVMCTAPLAEKWRAFSWHVIEVDGHDIDALIAAFAEARQVKGKPSIIIAKTIKGKGVSFMEDQAGWHGNAPSVEQGEQALKELREAALNLG from the coding sequence TTGACTACCATTGACCTAAAGCGAATAGCCAATGTTATTCGTCAAGATATTATTTCCATGCTGGTAACTTCAAAATCTGGACACCCCGGAGGGAGTTTATCTGCCGCTGATATTGTAACCACGTTATTTTTTCGTGAAATGCGAATCAATCCAGAAGAGCCACAATGGACAGACCGAGATCGCTTTGTTCTTTCAAAAGGACATGCGGCTCCTGTGCTTTACTCCGCTCTCGCGGAGAAGGGGTATTTTCCTAAAAGCGAGTTGCAGGGCCTACGGCAAACCGGCCACATGCTCCAGGGGCATCCTGACATGAAGAAGACACCTGGCGTGGATATGTCGACGGGTTCCTTAGGGCAAGGTCTTTCAGCTGCCAATGGAATGGCACTAGCGGGCAAGTTGGATGGCAAGGATTATCGCGTGTTCGCTTTACTCGGTGACGGTGAAATGGCAGAGGGGCAAATTTGGGAAGCAGCCATGGCATCTGCGCACTATAAACTAGATAATGTTACCGCTGTCTTAGATTACAATGGTTTACAAATTGATGGAACCACTGATAGCGTCATGTGTACAGCTCCATTAGCGGAAAAGTGGCGGGCATTTAGTTGGCACGTGATCGAAGTTGATGGGCATGATATAGATGCTCTGATCGCGGCGTTTGCTGAGGCTAGGCAGGTTAAGGGAAAACCATCTATTATTATTGCTAAGACGATCAAGGGCAAAGGGGTTTCTTTCATGGAAGATCAAGCAGGCTGGCATGGCAATGCGCCCAGCGTTGAACAAGGCGAGCAGGCACTGAAAGAATTACGAGAGGCGGCGTTAAACCTTGGTTGA
- the secA gene encoding preprotein translocase subunit SecA — MGFLSIFDDNAREIRKYQKRVEVINSFEPAIQALGDDELRGKTAEFRGRLEQGESLDSLLPEAFAVVREASRRVIGLRHYDVQLIGGMVLHDGRIAEMRTGEGKTLVSTLPAYLNALTGQGVHIVTVNDYLARRDSEGMGLIHQFLGLSVGLVVHGLNYEERRNSYAADITYGTNNEFGFDYLRDNMVTRPDALVQRVLNYAIVDEVDSILVDEARTPLIISGEADKPTELYFRVAMIIPRLKPEDDYKVIEKERVVTLTEQGVSRVESMLGVDNLYEDIHTELAHHVNQALKAQTLFKRDRDYVVKDGEVIIVDEFTGRLMFGRRYSEGLHQAIEAKEGVKIEKESQTLATITFQNYFRMYNKLSGMTGTAMTEEPEFRKIYKLDVVEIPTNKPMIRVDDSDVIYRSEEGKFLAVVESVIERHAQGQPLLVGTVSVEKSEHLSDMLGQRGVPHQVLNAKFHEKEAQIVSQAGQRGMVTIATNMAGRGTDIILGEGVPELGGLHIIGTERHESRRIDNQLRGRAGRQGDPGSTQFFISLEDDLMRLFGAENIMGIMDKLGMDDSMPITSRMISRSIETAQRRVENRNFDIRKHVLDYDDVMNQQREVIYAQRRAVLMGENLRGNIMDMLEKVVTDSISMFSGESTFPEDWDLEALADYIEGFFLPGIHLATEQLIDLSKEEIEEMLLDKAKALYDSREEQFGSDLMREIERAVMLQVVDNKWMDHLDAMDMLREGISLRAYGQKDPLVEYRREGFEMFQAMIDSIQDDIIRYVMRVTPQVREEVPEQPRNVTENRYEGEPSEPVHVGDQIGRNDLCSCGSGKKYKKCCGVETKK; from the coding sequence ATGGGTTTTTTAAGTATATTTGATGATAATGCGCGAGAAATACGTAAATATCAAAAGCGCGTTGAAGTGATTAATAGCTTTGAACCGGCGATCCAAGCCCTTGGCGATGATGAATTGCGTGGCAAGACCGCTGAATTCCGAGGACGTTTGGAGCAGGGAGAAAGCCTAGATTCTCTGTTGCCAGAGGCTTTTGCAGTTGTTCGAGAGGCCAGCCGAAGAGTTATAGGTCTGCGGCACTATGATGTGCAATTAATTGGAGGTATGGTACTGCACGATGGCCGGATTGCTGAGATGCGCACAGGGGAAGGGAAAACCCTCGTGTCCACCTTGCCGGCCTATTTGAATGCCCTAACAGGTCAAGGGGTTCATATTGTGACAGTCAATGATTATCTAGCCCGTCGGGACAGTGAAGGGATGGGACTAATTCACCAGTTTCTTGGTCTTTCCGTAGGCCTAGTGGTGCATGGCTTAAACTATGAGGAACGTCGGAATAGCTATGCCGCAGATATTACGTATGGGACCAATAACGAATTCGGCTTTGACTATCTGCGGGATAACATGGTTACTCGACCAGATGCTTTGGTTCAACGTGTCCTTAATTATGCTATTGTCGACGAAGTGGACTCGATCCTCGTTGACGAGGCACGAACTCCTCTTATTATCTCAGGAGAAGCGGACAAGCCCACGGAATTATATTTTCGTGTGGCCATGATTATTCCCCGATTGAAACCTGAAGATGATTATAAAGTCATTGAAAAAGAGCGGGTTGTCACTCTTACCGAACAAGGAGTTAGCCGAGTGGAGAGCATGTTGGGTGTTGATAACCTTTATGAGGATATTCATACAGAGTTGGCCCACCATGTAAACCAGGCATTGAAAGCACAGACCCTCTTCAAACGGGACCGCGACTACGTGGTTAAGGATGGAGAAGTCATTATTGTCGACGAATTTACCGGACGCCTGATGTTCGGACGTCGCTACAGTGAAGGTCTGCACCAGGCCATTGAAGCCAAAGAGGGCGTTAAGATCGAAAAAGAATCACAAACCCTGGCTACTATCACGTTTCAGAATTATTTCCGAATGTATAACAAACTTTCTGGAATGACCGGAACGGCCATGACAGAAGAGCCAGAGTTTAGAAAAATTTATAAGCTCGATGTTGTGGAAATCCCTACAAATAAACCCATGATCAGGGTCGATGACTCAGATGTGATTTACCGTTCGGAAGAAGGTAAGTTTCTAGCGGTCGTAGAAAGTGTCATTGAACGCCATGCCCAAGGACAGCCGCTTCTTGTGGGGACGGTTTCTGTCGAGAAATCGGAACATTTGAGTGATATGTTGGGGCAGCGTGGTGTTCCTCACCAAGTCCTTAATGCAAAATTCCATGAAAAAGAGGCGCAAATTGTCTCACAAGCTGGACAGCGCGGGATGGTCACCATTGCTACGAACATGGCAGGCCGGGGAACAGATATTATTTTGGGTGAGGGCGTGCCTGAACTTGGCGGTTTGCATATTATTGGCACAGAACGTCATGAATCCCGACGAATTGACAATCAGTTGCGCGGACGTGCAGGTCGCCAAGGAGACCCCGGATCAACCCAATTCTTTATTTCATTAGAAGATGACCTCATGCGCCTGTTCGGTGCGGAAAATATCATGGGCATCATGGACAAACTAGGTATGGATGATTCTATGCCGATTACGTCCAGGATGATTTCCCGTTCTATTGAAACTGCTCAACGACGCGTGGAGAACCGTAACTTTGATATTCGTAAACACGTCCTTGATTATGATGATGTCATGAATCAACAACGTGAGGTGATCTATGCCCAGCGCCGTGCGGTGCTGATGGGAGAAAACCTACGCGGTAACATCATGGATATGTTAGAAAAAGTAGTGACGGACAGCATAAGTATGTTTAGTGGGGAAAGCACATTCCCAGAAGACTGGGATTTAGAGGCTTTGGCTGATTATATCGAAGGTTTCTTCCTGCCAGGAATCCATTTGGCGACTGAACAGTTAATCGATCTTTCAAAAGAAGAAATTGAAGAAATGTTACTGGACAAAGCGAAAGCTCTCTACGACAGTCGTGAAGAACAGTTCGGTTCTGATCTAATGCGAGAGATTGAACGTGCTGTGATGCTTCAAGTTGTGGACAACAAATGGATGGATCATCTGGATGCGATGGATATGTTGCGTGAAGGAATTAGCTTGCGTGCCTATGGGCAGAAAGATCCGCTCGTTGAATACAGGCGTGAAGGATTCGAAATGTTCCAAGCAATGATTGATTCGATTCAGGACGATATTATCCGTTATGTGATGCGCGTTACCCCTCAAGTTCGGGAAGAAGTTCCTGAACAACCGCGAAATGTGACAGAAAACCGCTATGAAGGGGAACCCAGCGAACCAGTACATGTCGGGGACCAGATCGGACGCAACGATCTTTGCTCGTGTGGCAGTGGTAAAAAATATAAGAAGTGTTGTGGAGTAGAGACTAAGAAGTAG
- the raiA gene encoding ribosome-associated translation inhibitor RaiA: protein MNIIIRGKHIELTDALKEYVMKRVGKLAKYSDEFMDVQVTLLVERDRHRVEVTAPIHGMILRGEEETEDMYSSIDMVVEKLERQIDKYRTRINKRMRSKVLKDHEPKQPVIANDEPHEEVVRNKKFPAKPMSVEEAIMQMNLVGHNFFVFTNAESQEMNVVYLRNNGDYGLLQPQT from the coding sequence ATGAACATTATTATTCGTGGTAAACATATCGAACTGACGGATGCACTTAAAGAGTATGTTATGAAACGGGTAGGCAAGTTGGCAAAATACTCTGATGAGTTCATGGACGTTCAGGTCACCTTGCTTGTCGAGCGCGATCGACATCGGGTAGAGGTAACAGCCCCAATCCATGGTATGATATTACGCGGGGAAGAAGAAACTGAAGATATGTATTCTTCCATTGATATGGTCGTTGAGAAGTTGGAACGCCAAATCGATAAATATCGGACACGAATAAATAAGCGGATGCGCTCGAAGGTCTTGAAGGATCATGAACCTAAACAACCCGTCATTGCGAATGATGAACCCCATGAGGAAGTTGTTCGGAATAAGAAATTTCCAGCGAAGCCTATGTCTGTAGAGGAAGCAATCATGCAGATGAATCTTGTGGGACATAATTTCTTTGTGTTTACAAATGCAGAAAGCCAAGAAATGAATGTGGTATATCTTCGCAACAATGGGGACTATGGGTTGCTTCAACCTCAGACTTAA
- the ftsX gene encoding permease-like cell division protein FtsX codes for MMFNSAGYILRETAHSMKRNPWLSIASVLTVMVSLVILGFSVFFLANASNMAKSFESQLEIATFVQNNATPQQVQDLQTQVQGMPGVASVTVVTKDQALNDFGKTMSGTQNNLLADLGGTNPFPDKLTVKVTDPQNVKILADKVAALPGVDKVRYGQGYVDKLLKFTQWLRWIGLGVVGAFGIAAVVLISINVKMNVFSRRREIQIMKLVGASDSFIRWPFLIEGMALGLVGGALAASIVGMGYNWITMYILSTLTFLPVVQNTILFHQVSAGLLLAGMAMGAIGSGLSLQKFLRA; via the coding sequence ATGATGTTTAATTCTGCTGGCTATATTCTGCGTGAAACTGCTCACTCCATGAAACGAAATCCCTGGCTTAGCATTGCATCGGTATTAACCGTCATGGTTTCTTTAGTGATTCTGGGTTTTTCTGTGTTTTTTCTGGCCAACGCCTCTAATATGGCGAAATCATTTGAATCTCAACTGGAAATTGCAACATTTGTTCAAAACAACGCAACTCCACAACAAGTCCAAGACTTGCAAACTCAGGTTCAAGGGATGCCTGGGGTGGCTTCGGTGACGGTTGTGACCAAGGACCAAGCCCTTAATGATTTTGGCAAGACGATGAGTGGAACGCAAAATAATCTATTGGCAGATCTCGGGGGAACGAATCCTTTCCCAGATAAGTTAACGGTCAAAGTAACGGATCCACAAAATGTAAAAATTCTAGCTGACAAGGTAGCCGCTCTACCTGGGGTAGATAAGGTCCGCTACGGACAGGGATATGTCGATAAACTTTTGAAGTTCACTCAATGGTTGAGGTGGATTGGTCTGGGCGTTGTTGGAGCGTTTGGAATCGCTGCTGTCGTGTTGATTTCTATTAATGTTAAAATGAATGTCTTTTCCCGCCGTCGCGAAATTCAAATCATGAAATTAGTGGGTGCAAGTGATAGCTTCATCCGTTGGCCTTTTCTTATTGAGGGCATGGCACTAGGCCTTGTTGGAGGTGCGCTGGCAGCCAGCATTGTTGGCATGGGCTATAATTGGATAACTATGTATATCCTGTCGACTTTAACGTTTCTTCCGGTTGTTCAAAATACCATCCTCTTTCATCAAGTCTCTGCGGGTCTTTTGCTTGCAGGGATGGCAATGGGCGCTATTGGGAGCGGGCTATCTTTACAGAAGTTCCTCAGAGCATAA
- a CDS encoding amino acid ABC transporter permease, producing MGLNWQAAIDSIPILNKAALLTLELTAGAVAIGVVIGLIMALARLSKTKILRAVAIAYIDFFRGTPLLVQIFLVYFLIPKFLHWETLPDNYQYFAGVLAMGFNSGAYIAEIFRAGIQSIDRGQSEAARSLGMTHSQSMRYVILPQAFKRVVPPLGNEFIALLKDSSLLSIIAIQELFYSGKIIAGRTFQPIPMYIAVAFYYLLMTQLISQWVAYMERRLGKNDLR from the coding sequence GTGGGATTAAACTGGCAGGCCGCGATTGACAGTATCCCTATACTGAATAAAGCAGCGCTACTCACTTTGGAGCTGACTGCAGGTGCAGTTGCTATCGGAGTTGTTATCGGCCTCATTATGGCCTTGGCGAGGTTGTCAAAGACAAAGATCTTAAGGGCGGTTGCTATCGCTTATATTGACTTTTTTAGAGGCACCCCGTTGCTCGTTCAAATCTTTTTAGTTTACTTTCTAATTCCTAAATTCCTTCATTGGGAAACACTGCCTGACAATTATCAGTATTTTGCTGGAGTCTTGGCAATGGGATTTAATTCAGGCGCTTATATTGCCGAGATATTCAGAGCAGGGATTCAGTCGATTGATCGTGGGCAATCAGAAGCAGCCCGCTCTTTAGGGATGACTCATAGTCAGTCTATGCGTTATGTAATCCTTCCTCAAGCCTTTAAAAGAGTGGTTCCTCCTCTGGGCAATGAATTTATTGCCTTGCTGAAAGACTCATCTTTATTATCTATCATCGCGATTCAAGAACTTTTCTATAGTGGTAAGATTATTGCTGGACGGACCTTCCAACCCATTCCTATGTATATAGCCGTTGCTTTTTATTATCTTTTAATGACTCAGTTGATTTCCCAGTGGGTTGCCTATATGGAGAGGAGGCTGGGTAAGAATGATCTACGTTAA
- the ftsE gene encoding cell division ATP-binding protein FtsE produces the protein MIQLTNVSKIYPNGARALVDVNLKIGKGDFVFLVGPSGAGKSTLIRLLYRDQIPTRGQVQINNKNLVRMKEREVPYLRRSIGVIFQDFKLLPNKTVSENVGFALEVIGVAKREVLTRTRTTLELVGLAAKEKSYPHELSGGEQQRVCVARAIINNPALLVADEPTGNLDPETAWEIMDLLYNINKRGTTVVMATHARAIVNKMQKRVIAIENGRVARDEEQGGYGYDV, from the coding sequence ATGATACAATTGACAAATGTGTCCAAGATTTATCCAAACGGTGCCAGAGCCCTTGTCGATGTCAATCTTAAAATTGGCAAAGGGGATTTTGTTTTTCTGGTAGGTCCGAGTGGAGCTGGTAAATCGACGTTAATTCGTCTGCTTTATCGTGACCAAATTCCAACGCGGGGACAGGTTCAGATTAATAATAAAAATCTGGTACGTATGAAAGAACGAGAAGTTCCCTATTTACGGCGTAGCATTGGGGTGATCTTTCAAGATTTTAAGCTGCTACCCAATAAAACGGTTTCCGAAAATGTGGGTTTTGCTCTTGAAGTAATCGGTGTGGCGAAGCGAGAAGTCCTAACACGTACACGTACGACATTGGAACTTGTCGGGCTCGCAGCCAAAGAGAAATCCTATCCGCATGAATTGTCGGGTGGGGAGCAACAGCGTGTCTGCGTGGCACGGGCAATCATTAATAATCCCGCACTGTTAGTAGCAGATGAACCGACCGGCAATCTGGACCCAGAAACAGCATGGGAGATTATGGATTTGCTCTATAATATTAATAAACGAGGGACGACGGTTGTCATGGCCACTCATGCTAGGGCAATCGTGAATAAAATGCAAAAGCGGGTTATTGCCATAGAAAACGGACGGGTTGCGAGAGATGAAGAACAGGGGGGATATGGCTATGATGTTTAA
- a CDS encoding transketolase family protein gives MVDKVATRDAYGKALLVLGAENPNVVVLDADLSKSTKTADFGKKYPERFFNMGIAESNLIGTAAGLAATGKIPFASTFAIFAVGRAFEQIRNSVAYPKLNVKIAATHAGITVGEDGGSHQAIEDVAIMRAVPNMVVLVPADGEETRQVILAAANYKGPVYIRMGRLEVPLLFGGDYHFEIGKANVLKEGTDVAIMANGLMVSIALEAAAALASEGISVSVVNVASVKPLDEETIVRVAKQTKAVVTAEEHNIIGGLGSAISEVLGEKQPTPMVRVGLKDTFGESGRPLELLEKFGLTKADLIKAVHEVLAKKR, from the coding sequence TTGGTTGATAAAGTAGCGACACGCGATGCGTATGGCAAGGCTCTTCTAGTTTTAGGGGCCGAAAACCCCAATGTTGTTGTCTTAGACGCAGATTTATCGAAGTCGACCAAGACCGCTGACTTTGGGAAAAAGTATCCTGAGCGTTTCTTTAACATGGGTATTGCAGAGTCAAATCTAATTGGGACCGCTGCTGGGCTTGCTGCGACAGGCAAAATTCCATTTGCCAGTACCTTCGCGATTTTCGCAGTTGGACGGGCCTTTGAGCAAATCCGAAACTCTGTTGCTTATCCTAAGCTAAATGTTAAAATTGCAGCGACTCACGCAGGAATTACTGTGGGAGAGGACGGAGGTTCTCATCAGGCCATCGAAGATGTGGCTATCATGCGTGCCGTTCCGAACATGGTGGTTTTAGTTCCCGCAGATGGGGAAGAAACTCGTCAAGTGATTTTGGCTGCTGCTAACTACAAAGGCCCCGTTTATATTCGGATGGGGCGACTCGAGGTTCCGCTGCTTTTCGGGGGGGATTATCACTTTGAGATAGGTAAGGCGAATGTCCTCAAAGAAGGTACAGACGTAGCGATAATGGCTAATGGCTTGATGGTGTCCATAGCTTTAGAGGCGGCCGCTGCGCTTGCTTCCGAAGGAATCAGCGTAAGCGTTGTTAATGTGGCCTCTGTGAAACCACTGGATGAGGAAACGATTGTGCGAGTTGCCAAGCAAACGAAAGCTGTCGTGACGGCGGAAGAGCATAATATTATCGGTGGATTGGGAAGCGCAATTTCGGAGGTTCTGGGTGAGAAACAGCCCACACCGATGGTACGCGTAGGACTTAAAGATACGTTCGGAGAATCTGGTCGCCCGCTGGAACTTCTTGAGAAATTCGGCTTAACCAAGGCTGATTTAATCAAAGCAGTTCATGAGGTTCTTGCTAAAAAGAGGTAA